agggagtggcactggagtaggtatggccttgttggaagaagtttgtcactgtgggggcaggctttgaggtttcctatgctcattATACTGCCTAGTGTCTAATACCACTTCCTTTTGCCTTCATGTCAAAATGTAGCCAGTGCCATGtttacctgcatgctgccatactccctgccatgacaataatgaaccaaacctctgaaattgtaagcaacccaccccaattaaatgtgttccttagaagagttggcatggtcatggtgtctcttcatagcaatagaaaccctaaagcAAAGTACTTTATGTGTTACTGATATGCAGTTTACTAATTAAAATTCTGGTCAGGATGAAGTGAGATTGTGCAATATTTCATCTTGCATAAAGGTAAACAGCTTTttacaaaaataagagaaaatataaaagattaaaatttatgagaattaataaatattatcAATGCATTTGATCTGTTGAACTATCATACATTTGAAGAAATTTAGCAAAGGAGAATTATTGTGCTGTTTATCATTATGTTTCAGGCATCTGACAGGACTTAATCCAGCTCTAAGCTTCCCTATGCATAGTTAGTTCTTCATGAACTAGTAAAATCATGGGGCTTTTACATGAGAAGTGCCTTGGCCCTACACTGCTAATTGACacataaatgatttatttttggaAAGTAATATGGTCACATCATTTAAGAGAGTTGACTATTTTGTATACTTCAATTTGATAAACATATTCTTAGAATTATAAAACTTCAATTTTATTACTACTTACAATAATTGAATATTGAAGATACTTAATATTGGCAAAGTGAATGAATATAtgcagaaaaatattaatatgaatTAAAACTGTActtcaagaaaatataattataagaCTATGCAAATGTACCTAGTGATATCCATATAATTTATATCAATATGTATTGacagaaaaatgaatttaaaataaaaatttgaaagtaaatggTTGACTTGAAAATTATTACTTGGTGGGTGGAACCGTGGTTAATAGTAtcacttttgttctttttattgcaATATTGCCTCTGCAAAAGTGTTAAGACACATGtcagtatgtctgtgtgtggatgcatTATGAGGTAAGAAGTAGTTGATCTATATTACAaggcatttcatttttcttaattcaaAAAAGTAACAGTTTAATAGTAAAATGCAAAGAATCAGACAATTCACTTGCATAAGGACAATggttatataatatattttatctaaATAGAAAATTACTCTCCATTAACCTTACAGGAATACCAATGACTAAATCATTCCTGCATATAACTGAAAGTCAATAACAACAGGACAATTTTAACCAGTGAATTTAGTATTCAACAGTAACTTCCTTACACCACTCTTTATGGTCTCATTTCTCAGACTGTAAATAACAGGGTTGAGTGTTGGAGATAGTACTGTGTAAAAGATAGAGAACAAGAAATCTAAAGCAGTTGGAGAGTCTGAAGTTGGGTTTAGATATGAACAGGAGCCtgtggaaagaaacaaagagacaacAAAAAGGTGGGGCAGGCAAGTAGAGAAGACCTTAGACCGGCCTTCAGCTGAGGGCATCTTGAAAACTGTGGAGAATATATGGACATAGGAGAGGACAATCCCAATGAAGCAGGTAAAACCCACTGCAGACAGGAAACCAGCGACTCCTATTACTATAAGGTAATCATTAGAACAGGAGAGCTTGAGCAACTGGGGGACATCACAGAAGAATTGGGGGATTATTTTGGCCCTGCAGAATCTGATAGAGAATGTAGTTGCTGTGTACAAAGTTCCTGAGATGCCTCCACTTACCCACACTGCTGCCACAGCCCATATACATTTTCTGAGACTCATGATGACCTCATAGTGCAGTGGGAGGCAGATGGCCACATAACGATCATATGACATCACTGTGAGAATGGCCACCTCACCCCAGGCAAAAGCCGTGAAGAAAAAAACCTGCAGCATGCACTGGGTGTATGAAACGTATCCACTGCCTTCCAGGGAATTATAAATATACTGGGGAACTGTGACAGAAAGGGATGAGAGGTCCAGAAGGGAAAGGTGCTTCAGGAAGTAGTACATTGGGGACTGCAGCTGTGGGTCCAGTgttgtgatggtgatgatgatgaagttACCTGCTGATCCCAATAGGTATGTCACCAAGAAGAGCCAAGCATGCAAGATCTGTAGCTCACGGTTGTCAGAGAACCCCATTAGAAGGAATCCACTCGTTGTGGTTATGTTTCTCACAAACATTTTGGGGATAGAATTGTGGTAGCAGCTGGAGAATAAAATGATGTGGCAAATGACATATAAAGATACCGAGGCACTATTTATTTGTTCATCACTATTTCAGCAATTACtgtatcaatatatatatatatatatatatatatatatatatatatagcatccTCTAATTGTTGGGGAACTTAAGTGGAAACACATGTTTGTAGAGGTCACACTATTTGCTCATAAAAAGTAGTTACAGGTAAATGTACATGTGGTCCATCACTGCTTCTCCAAAAGaacatatttgtgtgtgctctatgaaaaaaaatcacaattccATTGCCACAATTGAAACCCATTGCTTTAAAATTTGAGTCAGCAATAGACAGTGATAGGTTGTGGATTAGAGGTTTTGAACATAGAATTGTTATGTATGTAGGTTATGTAGATAGGAAGAGTACCATTTTAGCAGCTGGAATGGGCATTTATAAGGAATATAGCAGAAATTAAAATATCATGTGTTTGTCAACTGGGAACAGttaattctttttaaagcaaacaatGCTATCATTACAGAAAGAGGGACTGTTGTAGAATCAAGGGAAAAATGAATAGTTGTATTGCTCTTAAGTTACCATGCAGGGAAGGTAggcttgggcctgtttccagcccacCTTTCTCTGCCATGCTCAAGGATACCTGAGGCCGGGGGACTGCTTGCTCACTTCAGATCCCATCAGggcaggatccagcccacccagacaCTTCCAAGGCCTTGGTAccagtcccacctccacccatgggactaggtaagcttgggcctgtttctgggCTTCCTTCCTCTACCCTGATTGGGGACACCTGAAGCCAGGGgactcctctccctccctgcagaGCAGAAACAGGTTGGGATAGGGcatcggtggggggcaggggaggaggggagggagatggaactgagattgacatgtaaaagaagtttgtttctaatttaaagaaaaaagttactaTGCAGGGAATACTAAAATCAAGGGCAAAATACTTGTCTAAGGGTAATTAATACAcatatgcctctctctctctatatatatatctatatatctatatctatatctatctatatctatatctatatctatatctatatctatatctatatctatatctatatctatatctatctatctatctatctatctatctatctatctatctatatatggagccaaatctcagggcttggcatgagatcctaggccatgcttggcaggccacgtagttaacctttacatagtagctccttagaacctcagctcaagaaagaaacaacttggcccagtcctccacccacaggctcagtcacctaggtaacccttcctggacctcttactcataaattctttaccctgccaaacatcctctttgtggcttcctaatatcctgcctacactaacacctggctcacaaacaacccattctacccctccccatatcctgctctgccgactatataagctagcctgagaaaaaagtaaagtttgccacttgatcagaatcctgtcttgtggtcattcattctgcatctcttgtccccattcctaTGTCCCAGGTTGGGACATagggacatatatatatatatatatatatatatatatata
This DNA window, taken from Cricetulus griseus strain 17A/GY chromosome 2, alternate assembly CriGri-PICRH-1.0, whole genome shotgun sequence, encodes the following:
- the LOC100751903 gene encoding olfactory receptor 14J1-like; this encodes MFVRNITTTSGFLLMGFSDNRELQILHAWLFLVTYLLGSAGNFIIITITTLDPQLQSPMYYFLKHLSLLDLSSLSVTVPQYIYNSLEGSGYVSYTQCMLQVFFFTAFAWGEVAILTVMSYDRYVAICLPLHYEVIMSLRKCIWAVAAVWVSGGISGTLYTATTFSIRFCRAKIIPQFFCDVPQLLKLSCSNDYLIVIGVAGFLSAVGFTCFIGIVLSYVHIFSTVFKMPSAEGRSKVFSTCLPHLFVVSLFLSTGSCSYLNPTSDSPTALDFLFSIFYTVLSPTLNPVIYSLRNETIKSGVRKLLLNTKFTG